From one Dyella sp. 2HG41-7 genomic stretch:
- a CDS encoding GH92 family glycosyl hydrolase, with protein MNSIRARLRRRALTVRQRHAMLIVALAVFAFGSIGNSRAQNHAASQTAVDEANPLVGTAPLDQQDLIGNAPPPGEMLYSGMTSPGASLPQSTTEAAPVNVNADLSYPTGVATSYNYGRPTMIGFTGGGSTYGARAAPMIMPVVGDWTMPPDYTPSYYDKASEKASPGYYAVDLATFRTRVELTAAQWTSLMRFTFPASHRANVVVNLRHAGGDVEVVGDRIIRGVAEGTRKERDTDGAYFVAEFSRPFASFGTFRADHNDNDHGFGSEDVQAGRRTVSGNYAGAYVTFDTKDGEQVLVRVAHGHSAEEAEQRLHADDSNWDFDRVHAQARAAWAKLFDRVEVEGGTPKQRMLFYSTLYHSFASPRLIARKGARFTDASGRVQVADYDHYSPVPFWDTGRNQIALLMLIEPDVVQNIMRSELDRARERGYMDTSFHGDHAVFMYDGAWQRGIPFDYASVYAYLRKNATDPNGPRGYLAEYMKNGWISDIVPAGNPSPPYAGGKAGVATTLEYAWDDHALADVARRLGKTDDAEMFQRRAANYRNMFDPTVGFFRGRTEDGKWISPFDPGEPYYNFMMKEASGWSTLWLVPHDMQGLIDLLGGRDAFNAKLDAFFSTPYRAKGICRDCTGMIGEYVQGNQPDQQAAYLYAWSGEPWKTQALTRRILADLYGSDASGYAYPGMDDQGSTSSWYVLSAMGFYPVDPSSPDYILGSPIFDRVRLHLGNGKIFEIVARNNSAQNKYIQSATLDGKPWTKPWFRQGDIANGATLVLTMGPEPNKTWGANPQDAPPSMTASRP; from the coding sequence ATGAATTCAATTCGCGCGCGTCTTCGTCGTCGCGCTCTCACAGTCCGTCAACGACACGCGATGCTGATCGTCGCGTTAGCGGTCTTTGCATTCGGAAGCATCGGCAACAGTCGTGCGCAGAATCACGCTGCATCGCAGACAGCGGTCGATGAAGCCAACCCGTTGGTGGGCACCGCACCGCTGGATCAGCAGGATCTGATCGGCAACGCGCCGCCGCCCGGTGAGATGTTGTATTCCGGCATGACGTCGCCCGGCGCGAGCTTGCCGCAAAGCACGACCGAAGCGGCGCCCGTCAACGTCAACGCCGATCTCAGCTATCCCACCGGCGTCGCCACGTCCTACAACTACGGCCGTCCGACGATGATCGGTTTCACCGGCGGCGGCTCGACGTATGGCGCGCGCGCCGCGCCGATGATCATGCCGGTGGTGGGCGACTGGACGATGCCGCCCGATTACACGCCATCGTATTACGACAAGGCGAGCGAGAAAGCGTCGCCCGGCTATTACGCTGTCGATCTCGCCACCTTCCGCACGCGCGTCGAACTGACGGCGGCGCAGTGGACCAGCCTGATGCGCTTCACCTTTCCGGCAAGCCATCGCGCCAATGTCGTCGTCAATTTGCGTCACGCCGGTGGTGACGTGGAAGTGGTCGGCGATCGCATCATTCGCGGCGTCGCCGAAGGGACGCGCAAAGAACGCGATACGGACGGTGCCTATTTCGTCGCCGAGTTCTCGCGCCCCTTCGCCAGCTTCGGCACGTTCCGCGCAGACCACAACGACAATGACCACGGATTCGGCAGCGAAGACGTGCAGGCCGGACGGCGCACGGTATCCGGCAATTACGCGGGCGCATACGTCACCTTCGACACGAAGGATGGCGAACAGGTATTGGTGCGCGTCGCGCACGGTCACAGCGCCGAGGAAGCCGAACAACGGCTGCACGCCGACGATTCAAACTGGGACTTCGACCGCGTGCATGCGCAAGCGCGCGCCGCGTGGGCAAAGCTGTTCGACCGCGTCGAAGTCGAAGGCGGCACGCCCAAGCAACGCATGCTGTTTTATTCGACGTTGTATCACTCGTTCGCCAGTCCGCGTTTGATCGCGCGCAAAGGTGCGCGCTTTACCGATGCAAGCGGCCGCGTTCAAGTCGCCGACTACGATCACTACAGTCCGGTGCCTTTCTGGGACACCGGACGCAATCAAATCGCGTTGTTGATGCTGATCGAGCCGGACGTGGTGCAAAACATCATGCGTTCCGAATTGGATCGCGCGCGCGAACGCGGTTACATGGACACCTCATTCCACGGCGATCACGCCGTGTTTATGTACGACGGCGCTTGGCAGCGCGGCATTCCGTTCGACTATGCGAGCGTTTACGCGTATCTGCGCAAGAACGCGACCGATCCCAACGGTCCGCGCGGGTATCTCGCCGAATACATGAAGAACGGCTGGATTTCCGACATCGTTCCAGCGGGAAATCCCAGCCCGCCCTACGCGGGCGGCAAAGCGGGCGTCGCCACCACGCTCGAATACGCCTGGGACGATCACGCGCTGGCGGATGTCGCGCGCCGACTCGGAAAAACCGACGACGCCGAGATGTTTCAGCGTCGCGCGGCGAACTACCGCAACATGTTCGATCCGACCGTCGGCTTCTTTCGCGGTCGCACCGAAGACGGCAAATGGATCTCGCCGTTCGATCCCGGCGAGCCGTACTACAACTTTATGATGAAGGAAGCGTCGGGCTGGTCCACGTTGTGGCTGGTGCCGCACGACATGCAGGGGTTGATCGACTTGCTCGGCGGACGCGATGCCTTCAACGCAAAGCTCGACGCGTTTTTCTCCACGCCGTATCGGGCGAAAGGCATTTGTCGCGACTGCACCGGCATGATCGGCGAATACGTGCAGGGCAATCAGCCGGATCAGCAAGCGGCCTATCTGTACGCATGGAGCGGCGAACCGTGGAAGACGCAAGCGCTGACGCGCCGCATTCTCGCCGATCTCTACGGCAGCGACGCCAGTGGCTACGCGTATCCCGGCATGGACGATCAAGGTTCGACGTCCTCGTGGTATGTGCTGAGCGCGATGGGTTTTTATCCGGTCGATCCTTCGAGCCCCGATTACATTCTGGGCAGTCCCATTTTTGATCGCGTGCGCTTGCATTTGGGCAATGGAAAAATTTTCGAGATCGTTGCGCGCAACAACTCGGCGCAAAACAAATACATCCAATCCGCCACGCTCGACGGAAAGCCGTGGACCAAACCGTGGTTCCGTCAGGGCGACATCGCGAACGGCGCGACCTTGGTGCTCACGATGGGGCCGGAGCCCAACAAAACCTGGGGCGCCAATCCTCAGGATGCGCCGCCTTCGATGACGGCTAGCAGGCCGTGA
- a CDS encoding sugar-binding domain-containing protein yields the protein MMGKFYVRCACISMALGFALVAMAATDQATVWSGKMAPLATPWTADVSPSNALPDYPRPQLARPSLEHPQWISLNGLWQFAPSDGQSAPPFGQTLKEKVLVPYPIESVLSGVQKHSDFMFYRRLVDIPAAFTAHGQHVQLNFGAVDNDATVYVNGKQVAQHTGGYTSFSADITSALRTHAPQEIVVAVHAPVDGANVMIGKQRLKPDGIFYTAASGIWQSVWLEPVPATSLSQLTFTSARSLDAFDVTAKLQGRSDGATLHVVAYADGKKVGEASGSASEPLHVAIAHPHLWSPQDPFLYTFKATLTQGEQHDEVTSYAGLRTIAIEKVGGRNRIVLNGKPTFLLATLDQGYWPDGIYTAPTDAALKFDIQKTKDLGFNTIRKHIKVEPARWYYWTDRIGLMVWQDMPALPTGSNDKLSDADKANFRADVTAIVNQLKGETSIIGWIPFNEGWGQWSIPAAAELAAQIKQLDPSRLVDARSGANCCDTKGDPHAGDVYDVHEYQGPGLPSPDAARAAIDGEHGGLTLGIPGHVWPNTPINPYGAVKDRDALNAGYVANTAVLRDKGVPKGMSGSVYTQITDVEGEHNGLYTYDRKIEKVDEAKVRAINEATIRAGAQP from the coding sequence ATGATGGGCAAGTTCTACGTTCGGTGCGCGTGCATCAGCATGGCGCTGGGGTTCGCGTTGGTCGCGATGGCGGCGACGGATCAGGCCACGGTGTGGAGCGGCAAGATGGCGCCCTTGGCGACGCCGTGGACCGCCGACGTATCGCCGAGCAACGCGTTGCCCGATTATCCGCGACCGCAATTGGCGCGCCCGTCGTTGGAACATCCGCAATGGATCAGTTTGAACGGACTATGGCAGTTCGCGCCGAGCGACGGACAAAGCGCGCCGCCGTTCGGTCAGACGTTGAAGGAAAAAGTGCTGGTGCCGTATCCGATCGAGTCGGTGCTCTCGGGTGTGCAAAAACATTCGGACTTTATGTTCTACCGCCGACTGGTGGATATTCCTGCAGCCTTCACCGCCCACGGTCAGCACGTGCAATTGAACTTCGGCGCGGTGGATAACGACGCCACCGTGTACGTCAACGGCAAGCAGGTGGCGCAACATACTGGCGGCTACACGTCGTTCAGCGCAGACATCACGTCGGCGCTACGCACGCACGCTCCGCAGGAAATCGTCGTGGCCGTGCACGCGCCGGTCGATGGCGCGAACGTGATGATCGGCAAGCAGCGATTGAAACCCGACGGCATCTTCTACACCGCCGCGTCGGGCATTTGGCAGTCGGTATGGCTGGAACCGGTGCCGGCGACCAGCTTGTCGCAACTGACGTTCACGTCGGCGCGCAGTTTGGATGCTTTCGACGTCACCGCAAAACTGCAAGGTCGCAGCGACGGCGCAACCTTGCATGTCGTCGCGTATGCAGACGGAAAGAAAGTGGGCGAAGCAAGCGGATCAGCCAGTGAACCGCTGCACGTGGCAATTGCGCATCCGCATCTGTGGAGCCCGCAGGATCCGTTCTTGTACACCTTCAAAGCCACGCTGACGCAAGGCGAGCAGCACGACGAGGTGACCAGTTATGCAGGCTTGCGCACCATCGCCATCGAGAAAGTGGGCGGACGCAATCGCATCGTGTTGAACGGCAAGCCGACATTTCTGCTCGCGACCTTGGATCAAGGCTACTGGCCCGACGGCATCTACACCGCACCCACCGACGCCGCGCTCAAGTTCGACATCCAAAAAACCAAAGACCTCGGTTTCAACACCATCCGCAAACACATCAAGGTCGAGCCGGCGCGCTGGTATTACTGGACCGACCGCATCGGTTTGATGGTGTGGCAGGACATGCCGGCACTGCCGACCGGCAGCAACGACAAACTCAGCGACGCCGATAAAGCCAATTTCCGCGCGGACGTGACCGCTATCGTCAATCAACTCAAAGGCGAAACGTCGATCATCGGCTGGATTCCGTTCAACGAAGGCTGGGGCCAGTGGAGTATTCCCGCCGCCGCCGAACTCGCCGCGCAGATCAAGCAACTCGATCCCTCGCGCCTGGTCGATGCGCGCAGCGGCGCCAACTGCTGCGACACCAAGGGCGATCCGCACGCGGGCGATGTGTACGACGTGCACGAATACCAAGGCCCCGGATTGCCCAGTCCGGATGCAGCGCGCGCCGCCATCGACGGCGAGCACGGCGGTTTGACGCTCGGCATTCCCGGCCACGTGTGGCCCAACACGCCGATCAATCCGTATGGCGCGGTGAAAGATCGCGACGCGTTGAACGCAGGTTATGTCGCCAACACCGCCGTGCTGCGCGACAAAGGCGTTCCAAAGGGCATGTCGGGCAGCGTCTACACGCAGATCACCGATGTCGAAGGCGAGCACAATGGCCTGTACACCTACGACCGCAAGATCGAAAAAGTGGACGAAGCCAAAGTGCGCGCAATCAATGAAGCGACGATCCGTGCAGGCGCGCAGCCGTAA